One genomic region from Culicoidibacter larvae encodes:
- a CDS encoding Rid family detoxifying hydrolase: MKVYNSQKAPEAIGPYVQAIAANGNLYLSGVLGIDRSTGKMAGESTEEQAKQIFKNIEYVLAEAGLTLNHVIKTTIFLTTMDDFQTVNQVYGANFSSHKPARSCIAVSALPLNAKVEIELIAELV, encoded by the coding sequence ATGAAAGTTTATAATAGTCAGAAAGCTCCCGAGGCAATCGGACCGTATGTACAAGCAATTGCGGCCAATGGTAACCTATATTTATCAGGTGTGCTTGGCATCGATCGCTCAACCGGAAAAATGGCCGGTGAAAGTACCGAAGAACAAGCAAAACAAATATTTAAGAATATTGAATATGTTCTGGCAGAAGCAGGACTTACCCTCAATCATGTCATCAAAACAACAATTTTCCTGACAACAATGGATGATTTCCAGACCGTCAATCAAGTTTATGGTGCCAACTTCAGCAGTCATAAACCGGCCCGTTCATGCATAGCTGTTTCAGCGCTGCCACTAAATGCTAAGGTAGAAATTGAACTTATCGCTGAACTCGTATAA
- the murQ gene encoding N-acetylmuramic acid 6-phosphate etherase, protein MLENLTTEKRNENTKHLDQLSALEFATVMNHEDQKVALAIATILPEIAEVIELLGKQYRAGGRIIYIGAGTSGRIGVLDAVECVPTFGVSFDEFIGIIAGGERAFVRAVEGAEDSRELAVNDLAAIDLQPVDVVIGIAASGRTPYVISGLEYANEIGARTVAVACNIGSAIGAAAQHKLEVDAGPEVLTGSTRLKAGSAQKMILNMLSTGAMVQAGKVFGNLMVDVQLTNEKLVERAKRIIIDATGVSYEQAEQVLHKAENKPKVAIVMIKANCDYQEAVNRLNQADGFISRAI, encoded by the coding sequence ATGCTAGAGAATTTGACAACAGAAAAACGCAATGAAAATACCAAACATTTAGATCAATTATCAGCTTTAGAATTTGCAACAGTTATGAATCATGAAGATCAAAAAGTGGCTCTTGCAATTGCAACCATTCTTCCCGAAATTGCCGAAGTTATTGAATTACTAGGCAAACAATATCGTGCTGGTGGCCGTATCATCTACATTGGCGCCGGCACCAGCGGCCGCATCGGCGTCCTGGACGCCGTTGAATGCGTGCCAACCTTCGGCGTCAGCTTCGATGAGTTCATCGGCATCATCGCCGGCGGCGAGCGCGCCTTCGTGCGCGCTGTCGAAGGCGCCGAAGACTCACGCGAACTGGCGGTCAATGACCTCGCCGCCATCGACTTGCAGCCAGTTGACGTTGTCATCGGCATCGCCGCCAGCGGCCGCACCCCGTACGTCATTAGTGGCCTTGAGTATGCGAATGAAATTGGTGCCCGCACCGTTGCCGTTGCCTGCAATATCGGCTCAGCAATCGGTGCCGCTGCCCAGCATAAGCTGGAAGTTGATGCCGGACCGGAGGTCCTGACCGGCTCAACTCGACTGAAAGCCGGAAGTGCTCAAAAGATGATTCTCAACATGCTATCAACCGGAGCGATGGTGCAGGCCGGTAAAGTATTTGGCAATCTTATGGTTGATGTCCAATTAACCAACGAAAAACTAGTTGAACGCGCCAAACGCATTATCATTGATGCGACCGGCGTCAGTTACGAACAAGCAGAACAAGTATTGCACAAGGCTGAAAACAAGCCGAAAGTTGCCATCGTCATGATTAAAGCAAATTGTGACTACCAAGAAGCGGTCAACCGCTTAAACCAAGCCGACGGTTTTATTAGCCGGGCTATATAG
- a CDS encoding PTS transporter subunit EIIC has product MNYDQLAKDILADVGGADNISSFTNCMTRLRVNVKSVGAVDAAKLKAEKGVMGIVEGQQMQIIVGPGHAQRLRDAFEKISGIKGDATVADDVDYEDVAAATKAGVKSKQNSAFQRGLKHVGNIFIPLIPGFVATGLIAAIANVCKTFWPELVTNPWFLLFAAGGGLLVGALNIVAGYNAAKEFGGSAVIGAIMGALVSSPALAGIAATATTAAQPLEFIIPLVNFTVKLSPNLGGVIGVIFSAFICAMLEKQLRKVVPAVLDLFVVPFVTIILGGILTIFVIMPIASIVMSGLIYVLVDILLNQLGIIGGYVLAASFLPMVMLGIHQAFTPIHTELITSAGFTVLLPIMAMAGAGQVGAAIAVFVKTKDLKLKETAASGLPVGFLGVGEPLIYGVSLPLFWPFVTACLGAGFGGAFIALANTLGNTVGAVAIGPSGLLLIPLIANGQWLWYVGGLVISYVMGFVLTYFFGYNDKLLERLR; this is encoded by the coding sequence ATGAATTATGATCAATTAGCAAAAGATATTTTGGCAGATGTTGGTGGTGCTGATAATATTAGCAGTTTTACCAACTGTATGACGCGTCTGCGCGTGAATGTAAAATCAGTAGGCGCTGTTGATGCGGCGAAATTGAAGGCAGAAAAAGGTGTTATGGGTATTGTTGAAGGACAGCAAATGCAAATTATTGTTGGTCCGGGACATGCACAGCGCCTGCGTGATGCGTTTGAAAAAATCAGTGGTATCAAAGGTGATGCAACTGTTGCCGATGATGTTGACTACGAAGATGTTGCCGCGGCAACTAAAGCCGGTGTGAAAAGCAAGCAGAATTCGGCTTTTCAGCGGGGCTTAAAACATGTTGGGAATATTTTTATTCCATTGATTCCCGGGTTTGTAGCAACCGGTTTGATTGCTGCTATTGCCAATGTTTGTAAGACTTTCTGGCCGGAGTTAGTGACCAATCCTTGGTTCTTGCTTTTTGCAGCCGGAGGTGGGTTACTGGTTGGTGCATTGAATATTGTTGCTGGTTACAATGCTGCTAAAGAATTTGGTGGTTCAGCGGTAATCGGTGCGATTATGGGTGCCTTGGTGTCAAGTCCGGCGCTTGCAGGGATTGCAGCGACGGCGACGACTGCGGCACAGCCGTTGGAGTTTATTATTCCGCTGGTTAATTTTACGGTGAAACTTTCGCCAAACCTCGGTGGAGTTATCGGTGTTATTTTCTCCGCCTTCATTTGTGCGATGCTTGAGAAGCAGTTGCGTAAAGTAGTACCGGCAGTGCTGGACTTATTTGTAGTTCCATTTGTAACAATTATTCTTGGCGGCATCTTGACTATCTTTGTGATTATGCCAATTGCATCAATTGTTATGAGCGGCTTGATTTATGTACTAGTTGATATCTTATTAAATCAATTAGGTATTATTGGTGGTTATGTGTTGGCAGCATCGTTCTTGCCAATGGTTATGCTTGGTATCCATCAGGCATTTACTCCTATCCATACTGAGTTGATTACTTCAGCAGGTTTTACAGTGTTGTTGCCAATTATGGCAATGGCCGGCGCCGGCCAAGTGGGCGCGGCCATTGCGGTCTTCGTAAAAACCAAGGATTTGAAATTAAAAGAAACAGCAGCATCAGGGTTACCGGTTGGGTTCCTCGGTGTTGGTGAACCGTTAATTTATGGGGTTTCATTGCCATTATTCTGGCCATTTGTTACCGCATGTTTGGGTGCCGGATTTGGTGGTGCATTTATTGCTTTGGCAAATACATTAGGCAATACTGTTGGTGCTGTGGCAATCGGGCCATCTGGATTATTATTGATTCCTTTAATTGCTAATGGTCAATGGTTATGGTATGTTGGCGGTCTGGTTATTTCATATGTAATGGGATTCGTTTTAACTTACTTCTTTGGCTACAATGATAAATTACTTGAAAGATTACGTTAG